GGCGAGCAGTGGCGCGTGGTCACGCTGCCCGGCATCGTGGTACTCAAGCTAGTGGCCTGGCAAGACCGCCCCGAGCGCGGCAAAGACGCCGTTGACGTCTGGAACTTGCTGGCCGTCTACTTCGACCTGGTAACGAACGACGTGTACGCCACCCACCTCGACCTGCTCACCGAAGAAGAAACCCCCGACACCGGCAACCTGACGTTGCTAGTGGGCGCCCGCGTCCTAGGCCGCCAGGTGCGGCAGCTGCTGGCCGGCCGCCCCGTGCAGGCCCGCCTGCTCACCCTCCTGGCCGACCAGCTGGCGCTAGGCGAGGCAAGCCCGCTAGCCAGAACGATGAGCCGCCAGGGCCCCGCAATAGCCACCTGCCTGGCCGCCATCCAGGCCTTGCGCACGGGCATGGCAGAAGCCTAGCCTCTTCCTGAGTAATTCAAAGGCTGCAATTCTTGCGACACTGTCGCAAGAATTGCAAGTATGTCGGCCAGCAGCTTCCGCAAGCCAAACACCGAACAACAAAAAAGCCGTCTCTCAAGTGGAGAGACGGCTTTTCACAGATGCTACAATGCGGATTACAGCGGCGCGTCAGCGGCGGCCTGCCCACCCACGGTAAAGGTGTGCGTCAGCCGCGCCCCAGAGGGGGCCACCGCCGTCATCGTGATGACCTGCCCGACCGTCACGTTCGGCACCGATAGGCTAATCGTGTCGTTCATCGCCAGCTTGTAGGAGTAGGCCCCCGGCGAGTCAA
The genomic region above belongs to Hymenobacter sp. BRD128 and contains:
- a CDS encoding nucleotidyl transferase AbiEii/AbiGii toxin family protein; translation: MPALPSAAGPGNVTVDLMPFGAIANEAGDVYFSGRGMERISTVGFSEVLAEAATVTIPTGEQWRVVTLPGIVVLKLVAWQDRPERGKDAVDVWNLLAVYFDLVTNDVYATHLDLLTEEETPDTGNLTLLVGARVLGRQVRQLLAGRPVQARLLTLLADQLALGEASPLARTMSRQGPAIATCLAAIQALRTGMAEA